From the Acidilutibacter cellobiosedens genome, one window contains:
- a CDS encoding aminopeptidase translates to MKSFETMLSDYARVVVKVGLNLQHGQTLFIKAPIEGVDFVRQVAKFAYEEKAKEVYVDWNDDFLTRMKYINSPMEVFENFPKWKADAMESLAKEGAAFLSISSSDPELLKGVDPEKISTGNKAAAMAMKTYMEYAMNDLITWCVISIPTINWASKVFPHNSPEEAYKKLWDSIFKTIRVDKEDPIEAWENHIKNINNRMEFLNKNKLRKFYYTSSNGTDLTIEFHEDHLWCGGGDYNKDNTFFVPNMPTEEVFTLPLKTGINGIVFNTKPLNYSGNVIDGFNLTFKDGRVVDFHARKGEEILKKLLNTDDGAKYIGEVALVPFSSPISKSNITFLNTLFDENASCHLALGKAYPPCLKGGDKMSEKELEQHGANDSLIHEDFMIGSRDLNIMGTTSDGKSMEIFKDGEWAF, encoded by the coding sequence ATGAAAAGTTTTGAAACAATGCTTAGCGATTATGCTCGTGTTGTAGTAAAGGTAGGATTAAATTTGCAACATGGACAAACCCTTTTTATTAAGGCTCCCATTGAAGGAGTAGATTTTGTAAGGCAGGTAGCCAAATTTGCTTATGAAGAAAAAGCTAAGGAGGTTTATGTAGATTGGAATGACGATTTTTTAACAAGGATGAAATACATAAATTCTCCTATGGAAGTATTTGAAAACTTTCCCAAATGGAAAGCCGATGCAATGGAAAGCTTAGCAAAAGAAGGAGCTGCATTTCTATCTATATCTTCTTCAGATCCTGAACTTTTAAAGGGAGTAGATCCTGAAAAAATTTCTACCGGAAATAAAGCCGCCGCCATGGCAATGAAAACCTATATGGAATATGCAATGAACGATCTCATTACTTGGTGTGTAATTTCAATTCCCACTATAAACTGGGCAAGTAAAGTATTTCCTCACAACTCTCCGGAAGAAGCATATAAAAAATTATGGGACAGCATATTTAAAACGATAAGAGTCGATAAAGAAGATCCCATAGAAGCTTGGGAAAACCATATTAAAAATATAAATAACAGAATGGAATTCTTGAACAAAAATAAACTTCGAAAATTTTATTATACTTCCTCCAACGGTACCGATTTAACTATCGAGTTTCACGAAGATCACTTGTGGTGCGGAGGCGGTGATTACAACAAGGACAATACTTTTTTTGTTCCGAATATGCCTACAGAAGAAGTATTTACTCTTCCGTTAAAAACCGGCATAAATGGAATAGTATTTAATACAAAACCTTTAAACTACAGTGGAAATGTAATTGATGGGTTTAACCTCACATTCAAAGATGGAAGGGTAGTAGATTTCCATGCAAGAAAAGGAGAAGAAATTCTTAAAAAACTTTTAAATACAGATGATGGAGCAAAATATATAGGGGAAGTTGCATTAGTTCCATTTTCTTCGCCTATATCAAAGTCTAACATTACCTTTTTAAATACTTTATTTGATGAAAATGCCTCCTGTCATTTGGCTCTCGGAAAAGCTTACCCTCCTTGTCTTAAAGGTGGAGACAAAATGAGTGAGAAAGAACTTGAACAACATGGAGCTAATGATTCTTTAATCCATGAGGATTTCATGATAGGTTCCCGTGACTTAAATATAATGGGAACGACTTCGGATGGAAAATCCATGGAGATATTTAAGGATGGAGAATGGGCATTTTAA
- a CDS encoding BPL-N domain-containing protein → MKTAVLYISDSTSQKSYDRIINIIELYGISVKGITEKDVVNGELNNFDVLIVPGGRATGQAKALGEKGCSMIESFVKNSGGYIGICAGAFLAVEGYNESTSNLVIVNAQAIDIDHWNRGSGNVKIKITDPTHPIINGYYGTITAYYENGPLLKPGNYLDLSDYDELAFFADGIGQNNNKSNLMINSSALVSSTYGYGKCVLFSFHPELTEGLQRMFIQGILWAAGRTS, encoded by the coding sequence ATGAAAACTGCTGTTTTATATATTAGTGATTCAACATCACAGAAAAGTTATGATAGAATAATAAATATTATAGAATTATATGGAATATCAGTTAAAGGGATTACTGAAAAGGATGTCGTAAATGGAGAACTTAATAACTTTGATGTGCTTATTGTACCTGGAGGAAGAGCAACAGGACAAGCTAAAGCTCTTGGGGAAAAAGGTTGCTCCATGATAGAAAGTTTTGTTAAAAATTCTGGAGGCTATATAGGAATTTGTGCCGGAGCGTTTTTAGCTGTTGAAGGATATAATGAATCGACATCAAATTTGGTAATTGTAAATGCACAAGCCATAGATATTGATCATTGGAATAGAGGTTCGGGAAATGTAAAGATTAAAATAACTGATCCAACTCATCCTATTATAAATGGTTATTATGGAACAATTACAGCATATTATGAAAACGGTCCATTATTAAAACCAGGAAATTATTTAGATCTTTCAGATTATGACGAGCTTGCATTTTTTGCTGACGGGATAGGCCAAAATAATAACAAATCGAACCTTATGATAAATTCATCAGCGCTTGTTTCATCAACTTATGGATATGGAAAATGCGTTTTATTTAGTTTTCACCCTGAATTAACAGAGGGACTCCAAAGAATGTTTATTCAAGGAATACTATGGGCTGCAGGAAGAACAAGTTAA
- a CDS encoding ATP-dependent DNA helicase, which produces MKEIKLSVRNLVEFVLRSGDLNSTFIGNSRALEGTKAHRTVQGSYGSEYNAEVFLRYSFSYKGFAITLEGRADGIFADGEVTVIDEIKSTLKSLKDIEEDYNPLHWAQGKCYAYMYAMENNIDNIDVNLTYYELSSGETKKFRKSFTLEELKEFFYKLIDDYIMWAELSLDVDRRRDFSIKKLDFPFGEYRKGQREMSVAVYNAIVDRKNLFVQAPTGIGKTISVLFPGIKAVGEGLVNKIFYLTAKTITREAALNAAKKMRKKGLNMKTLVITAKEKICSNEEIKCNPEDCPYAKGHFNRVNQAIMEIIKNEDIITRDIIEKYAEKHMVCPFEFSLDLSLFCDLIICDYNYVFDPRVALKRFFTEIKEDYLFLVDEAHNLVDRGREMYSTELKKSSFLNLKRLFKGKDEKIFKGFGKLNSFMLDLKKLCNDKGYYVQQDEISDIYPLIRGVIKYLENWLIENKAEVFYEEVLDMYFELLGYLRIAEYYDEKFVTYAESNEKDVSIKIFCLDPSHVLSETLKWGRSAVFFSGTLTPLKYFKEILGGREEDYAMKLPSPFDRQNLCLVIAGNISTRYKNRNNSLIDIVKYIEEATKRKRGNYFIFFPSYEYMMMVYEKFIERNGDIYVFIQKPSMNEKEREEFLQEFTDVEETKLAFAVTGGMFSEGIDLIGNKLIGAINVGVGLPQICLERNIIKDYFQDKNGLGFEYAYMYPGMNKVLQAAGRVIRTEKDRGMVLLIDDRFLTPEYMELFPHEWKHFKRVSSKEKLKFVLNEFWNSEKI; this is translated from the coding sequence ATGAAGGAAATAAAATTATCTGTAAGAAACTTAGTTGAGTTTGTATTGAGATCCGGAGATCTGAATTCTACGTTTATAGGCAACAGCAGAGCATTGGAAGGAACTAAAGCCCATAGAACCGTTCAGGGGTCCTATGGTTCGGAATATAATGCTGAAGTTTTTTTGAGATATTCTTTCTCATATAAAGGATTTGCCATAACGTTGGAGGGAAGAGCTGACGGCATATTTGCTGACGGAGAGGTAACGGTTATTGATGAAATAAAGAGTACCCTCAAATCTTTGAAGGATATAGAAGAGGACTATAACCCTCTTCATTGGGCACAGGGCAAGTGTTATGCCTATATGTATGCTATGGAGAATAATATAGATAATATAGATGTAAATCTTACATATTATGAGTTAAGCTCAGGAGAAACAAAGAAATTTAGAAAGAGTTTTACTTTAGAAGAACTAAAAGAGTTTTTTTATAAATTGATTGATGATTATATTATGTGGGCTGAACTAAGTTTGGATGTTGATAGAAGAAGGGACTTTTCGATTAAAAAGTTAGATTTTCCCTTTGGAGAATATAGAAAAGGACAGAGAGAAATGTCTGTAGCAGTATATAATGCCATTGTGGACAGAAAAAATTTGTTTGTTCAGGCCCCCACGGGAATAGGAAAGACCATATCCGTGCTTTTCCCCGGAATAAAAGCTGTTGGAGAGGGTTTGGTTAATAAGATATTTTATCTGACGGCCAAAACTATTACAAGAGAAGCTGCTTTAAATGCCGCAAAGAAAATGAGAAAAAAAGGACTTAATATGAAAACCTTAGTAATAACGGCTAAAGAAAAAATATGTTCTAACGAAGAAATCAAATGTAACCCTGAGGACTGCCCCTATGCAAAAGGTCATTTTAATAGGGTGAATCAAGCTATAATGGAGATTATAAAAAACGAAGACATTATCACCAGGGATATTATAGAGAAATATGCTGAGAAACACATGGTATGTCCTTTTGAATTTTCTTTAGACTTAAGCCTTTTTTGCGATTTAATAATATGTGACTATAATTATGTTTTTGACCCGAGAGTAGCCCTCAAAAGATTTTTTACTGAAATAAAGGAAGATTATTTGTTTCTTGTTGATGAAGCTCATAATCTTGTGGATAGAGGAAGAGAGATGTATTCAACGGAGTTGAAAAAATCTTCCTTTTTAAATCTGAAAAGGCTGTTTAAAGGTAAGGATGAGAAAATTTTCAAGGGGTTCGGTAAACTAAATAGTTTTATGCTGGATTTAAAGAAGCTATGTAATGATAAAGGGTATTATGTTCAGCAAGATGAAATAAGTGATATATATCCTTTAATCAGAGGAGTGATTAAATATCTGGAAAATTGGCTAATTGAAAACAAAGCGGAGGTTTTCTATGAGGAAGTACTTGATATGTATTTTGAGCTTTTAGGATATTTAAGAATAGCGGAATACTATGATGAAAAATTTGTGACCTATGCTGAAAGCAATGAGAAGGATGTGAGCATAAAGATATTTTGTTTGGACCCTTCTCATGTACTGAGTGAGACATTAAAATGGGGAAGAAGTGCCGTATTTTTTTCGGGAACTTTAACTCCTCTAAAATATTTTAAGGAGATTCTCGGAGGAAGAGAAGAGGATTATGCAATGAAGCTTCCTTCACCTTTTGACAGGCAAAACTTATGCTTGGTCATTGCAGGCAATATATCGACGAGATATAAAAACAGAAACAATTCCCTTATTGATATAGTAAAGTATATAGAGGAAGCTACTAAGAGAAAAAGAGGAAATTATTTTATATTTTTTCCTTCCTATGAGTATATGATGATGGTCTATGAGAAATTTATTGAGAGAAACGGTGATATATATGTTTTTATTCAAAAACCTTCTATGAACGAAAAAGAAAGAGAAGAATTTCTACAGGAATTTACTGACGTCGAAGAAACAAAGCTGGCTTTTGCAGTGACGGGAGGAATGTTTTCCGAAGGAATCGATCTGATAGGAAATAAGCTTATAGGAGCTATAAATGTAGGGGTCGGACTTCCTCAGATATGCTTGGAGAGAAATATTATAAAGGATTACTTTCAAGATAAAAATGGCTTGGGATTTGAATATGCATATATGTATCCCGGAATGAATAAGGTTCTTCAAGCGGCAGGAAGGGTTATAAGAACAGAAAAAGACAGAGGAATGGTACTTCTTATTGATGACAGATTCTTAACGCCTGAGTATATGGAGTTATTTCCCCATGAGTGGAAACATTTTAAAAGAGTAAGCAGCAAGGAGAAGTTGAAATTTGTTTTAAACGAGTTCTGGAATTCTGAGAAAATATGA
- a CDS encoding B12-binding domain-containing radical SAM protein, translated as MINTKIIFIVPTSAIRRNPIYRFGSLIYGHSNSITGPLILGKILKDKGHDVEVYEELYNTLDFNKFLDADIIMLYTMTSNSTRAYEIGDYFKSKNKKVVIGGMHASGVPEEAIKHADQVVVGEAEKVISDIAEGKITDKIVYSPYVENLDEIPFPDYTLLKTPCSAANVMTSRGCPFSCIFCTTSRMFHPYRKRSPDNVIEELRLYKKLGFKYVNFEDDNFTADKDRAKEILRKMIENNLVFKETFFFGRTDMANDEELLDLLHRAHLNRVLVGIESLNQESLDYINKKQKISDIEECAAALLKHKIKLIASIVLGLDTDNQEDIKRSVNFCKNINAYQLQPAILTPYPKTPLYEQLVKENRMLDNDWESFDMMVVNFVPKKMSPWDLQNEFFHAVKSFYSFASSFKIFKYFGFDAGMRRLGLWIASLLGNLGFKIASKTHNGNIYNKLKEISN; from the coding sequence GTGATCAATACGAAAATAATATTTATTGTGCCTACTTCAGCTATAAGGAGAAATCCCATATACAGATTCGGAAGTCTAATTTACGGACATTCAAATTCAATTACCGGCCCTTTAATACTCGGCAAAATTTTAAAGGATAAAGGTCATGACGTTGAAGTTTATGAAGAGCTTTATAACACATTGGATTTCAACAAATTTTTAGATGCGGATATTATTATGCTCTATACAATGACATCAAATTCTACCCGTGCTTATGAGATAGGCGATTACTTTAAATCAAAAAACAAAAAAGTTGTAATCGGAGGAATGCACGCATCAGGCGTACCGGAAGAAGCTATTAAACATGCCGACCAAGTTGTGGTCGGAGAAGCAGAAAAGGTAATCTCCGATATTGCAGAGGGAAAAATAACAGACAAAATAGTTTATTCTCCCTATGTGGAAAATTTAGACGAAATTCCGTTTCCCGATTATACTCTTTTGAAAACACCATGCAGTGCTGCCAACGTAATGACATCCAGAGGGTGCCCTTTCAGCTGTATATTTTGTACAACATCGAGAATGTTTCATCCCTATAGAAAGAGGAGTCCGGACAATGTCATAGAAGAACTAAGGCTATATAAGAAGCTGGGATTTAAATATGTAAATTTTGAAGACGACAATTTTACAGCAGATAAGGACAGGGCCAAGGAAATATTGAGAAAAATGATTGAAAACAATTTAGTATTTAAAGAAACATTTTTCTTCGGAAGAACGGATATGGCAAATGATGAAGAACTGTTGGATTTGCTTCATCGCGCTCATTTAAACAGAGTTCTCGTAGGTATAGAATCCTTGAACCAGGAATCTCTGGATTATATAAACAAAAAACAAAAGATTTCTGATATTGAAGAATGTGCCGCGGCTCTTTTAAAACACAAAATTAAATTAATAGCAAGTATAGTGTTAGGCCTTGATACTGACAATCAAGAAGACATCAAAAGAAGCGTTAATTTCTGTAAAAATATAAATGCCTATCAACTTCAGCCTGCAATTTTAACTCCATACCCTAAGACTCCCCTGTATGAACAATTAGTTAAAGAGAACCGCATGCTGGATAACGACTGGGAATCATTTGACATGATGGTTGTTAATTTTGTTCCCAAAAAAATGTCGCCTTGGGATCTTCAAAATGAATTTTTCCATGCAGTAAAATCTTTTTATTCCTTTGCGTCTTCTTTTAAGATTTTTAAATATTTCGGTTTTGATGCAGGTATGAGAAGACTTGGACTATGGATTGCTTCACTATTAGGAAATTTAGGATTTAAAATAGCTTCCAAAACTCATAACGGAAATATTTACAACAAACTAAAAGAAATAAGCAATTAA